A genomic stretch from Megalobrama amblycephala isolate DHTTF-2021 linkage group LG22, ASM1881202v1, whole genome shotgun sequence includes:
- the LOC125257434 gene encoding sialoadhesin-like: MNVVLFMNFLFITNELVLVSSELVYAELPSRIKALSGSCVQIPCRFNGTVINLMNTDTVFGFWMKKYQSFLNPGSLVVFNGSSNIITGFSHIEILGNLSQHECTTVFYDVMKNHSDNYYFRVETNTGQKYTYQNPIYISVSDSPQPLILKPTDLKEVMEETTVNLNCSAQAPCPKQPPTISWSNIPESAHITTQLQEKPDKTVFSHMTFKASYMDHRRNISCTATYPRKTSNDSTVETTVMLRVLFPPKETHITIDSSASVSVGTNVTLTCKSKASPSNNMNYTWYKRGKD, translated from the exons ATGAATGTCGTTCTGTTCATGAATTTTCTGTTCATAACGAATGAACTTGTGCTGGTATCTTCAG AACTTGTATATGCAGAATTGCCCAGCAGAATAAAGGCACTGAGTGGCTCTTGTGTGCAGATACCTTGCAGATTTAATGGGACAGTGATCAATTTGATGAACACAGACACTGTATTTGGCTTCTGGATGAAGAAGTACCAATCTTTTCTCAATCCAGGGAGTTTGGTAGTTTTTAATGGAAGTTCAAACATAATCACAGGATTCAGTCATATAGAGATACTTGGAAATCTTAGTCAGCATGAATGTACCACTGTTTTCTATGATGTGATGAAGAATCATTCAGACAACTACTACTTCAGGGTGGAAACAAATACGGGTCAGAAATACACATATCAGAATCCCATCTACATTTCTGTCTCGG ATTCACCACAACCTCTCATCCTTAAACCCACTGATCTGAAAGAAGTGATGGAGGAAACAACAGTCAATCTGAACTGCTCTGCTCAAGCCCCCTGCCCCAAACAACCTCCTACAATATCCTGGTCCAACATCCCTGAATCTGCCCACATTACAACACAGTTACAGGAGAAACCTGATAAAACGGTGTTTTCACACATGACCTTCAAAGCTTCATACATGGACCACAGAAGGAACATCTCCTGCACTGCTACATATCCAAGAAAAACATCTAATGACTCAACTGTGGAGACCACCGTGATGCTACGAGTCCTGT TTCCTCCAAAAGAAACTCACATCACCATCGATTCATCTGCTTCAGTCTCTGTTGGCACTAATGTGACTTTGACCTGCAAAAGCAAAGCCAGTCCATCAAATAACATGAACTACACCTGGTACAAACGTGGAAAGGATTAA
- the LOC125257428 gene encoding sialic acid-binding Ig-like lectin 12 isoform X3 — protein MFVPTALEMSVFRFMVFLFFSYELESKPQYNAELPRRIMALSGSCVQIPCRFNVSEISLKSTERLFGFWMKKNHDFKISKNLVFNGKTNIIRGFNNIEILGNLSQRECTTVFYDVMKNHSDNYYFRVETKPSVWNYTYSDNPIYISVSDSPQPPTLKPTDRKEVMEETTVNLSCSAEAPCPKQPPTISWTYIPESANITTQLKEKPDKTQSVFSRMTFKASYMDHRRNISCTATYPRKTSNDTTVETTVMLRVLFPPKETHITIDPSASVSVGTNVTLTCKSKANPSNNMVFFWHKCGNVENQLDFGEQLTFTVNRRSGGRYFCIAKNEHGIQMSEEIQLIVAVELSVPLIAGCVGGISALLLLFLLATLLRRYAKTNDVPQMLMFVIYKFPVDTGCKRKKHPANPMLRKLIRLAAFMKMFS, from the exons ATGTTTGTACCTACAGCACTTGAGATGTCTGTCTTTCGTTTCATGGTTTTTCTGTTCTTCTCCTATGAACTGGAATCAA AACCTCAATATAATGCTGAACTGCCCAGAAGAATAATGGCACTGAGCGGCTCTTGTGTGCAGATACCTTGTAGATTTAATGTGTCAGAGATCAGTTTGAAGAGCACAGAAAGATTATTTGGCTTCTGGATGAAGAAGAACCatgattttaaaatttcaaagaATTTGGTTTTTAATggcaaaacaaacataatcagAGGATTTAATAATATAGAGATACTTGGAAATCTTAGTCAGCGTGAATGTACCACTGTTTTCTATGATGTGATGAAGAATCATTCAGACAATTACTACTTCAGGGTGGAAACAAAGCCATCGGTTTGGAACTACACATATAGTGACAACCCAATCTACATTTCTGTCTCAG ATTCACCGCAACCTCCCACCCTTAAACCCACTGATCGGAAAGAAGTGATGGAGGAAACGACAGTCAATCTGAGCTGCTCTGCTGAAGCCCCCTGCCCCAAACAACCTCCTACAATATCCTGGACTTACATCCCTGAATCTGCCAACATTACAACACAGTTAAAGGAGAAACCGGATAAAACTCAGTCAGTGTTTTCACGCATGACCTTCAAAGCTTCATACATGGATCACAGAAGGAACATCTCCTGCACTGCTACATATCCAAGAAAAACATCTAATGACACAACTGTGGAGACCACCGTGATGCTACGAGTCCTGT TTCCTCCAAAAGAAACTCACATCACCATCGATCCATCTGCTTCAGTCTCTGTTGGCACTAATGTGACTTTGACCTGCAAAAGCAAAGCCAATCCATCAAATAACATGGTCTTCTTCTGGCACAAATGTGGAAATGTGGAGAATCAGCTGGATTTTGGAGAACAACTGACCTTTACTGTAAATAGGAGGAGTGGAGGCCGGTACTTCTGCATAGCAAAGAATGAACATGGTATTCAGATGTCAGAAGAAATCCAGCTGATTGTGGCAG TAGAATTATCGGTGCCTTTGATCGCAGGCTGTGTAGGAGGAATTTCAGCTTTACTGTTGTTATTTCTTCTGGCAACACTTTTAAGAAGGTATGCAAAGACTAATGATGTTCCACAAATGTTAATGTTTGTGATTTATAAATTTCCTGTCGATACAGGGTGCAAAAGGAAAAAGCATCCAGCGAATCCAATGTTAAGGAAACTGATCAG ATTGGCTgcatttatgaaaatgttttcatgA
- the LOC125257428 gene encoding sialic acid-binding Ig-like lectin 12 isoform X1 — MFVPTALEMSVFRFMVFLFFSYELESKPQYNAELPRRIMALSGSCVQIPCRFNVSEISLKSTERLFGFWMKKNHDFKISKNLVFNGKTNIIRGFNNIEILGNLSQRECTTVFYDVMKNHSDNYYFRVETKPSVWNYTYSDNPIYISVSDSPQPPTLKPTDRKEVMEETTVNLSCSAEAPCPKQPPTISWTYIPESANITTQLKEKPDKTQSVFSRMTFKASYMDHRRNISCTATYPRKTSNDTTVETTVMLRVLFPPKETRITIVPSDSVSVGTNVTLTCKSKANPSNDMNYTWYKRGYENQLDFGEQLTFTVNRKNGGWYFCTAKNKHGIQKSEEIQLIVAESLSLIIGCVVGVSAFLLIFLLITLFLRVQRVKASTIRETDISDQGHDKQVQISSIFANGAFVSGEELEMPKDENDIVHYGEIDFSTPQTKSTTVKSSGQETIYTEVRGPEKEMNQD; from the exons ATGTTTGTACCTACAGCACTTGAGATGTCTGTCTTTCGTTTCATGGTTTTTCTGTTCTTCTCCTATGAACTGGAATCAA AACCTCAATATAATGCTGAACTGCCCAGAAGAATAATGGCACTGAGCGGCTCTTGTGTGCAGATACCTTGTAGATTTAATGTGTCAGAGATCAGTTTGAAGAGCACAGAAAGATTATTTGGCTTCTGGATGAAGAAGAACCatgattttaaaatttcaaagaATTTGGTTTTTAATggcaaaacaaacataatcagAGGATTTAATAATATAGAGATACTTGGAAATCTTAGTCAGCGTGAATGTACCACTGTTTTCTATGATGTGATGAAGAATCATTCAGACAATTACTACTTCAGGGTGGAAACAAAGCCATCGGTTTGGAACTACACATATAGTGACAACCCAATCTACATTTCTGTCTCAG ATTCACCGCAACCTCCCACCCTTAAACCCACTGATCGGAAAGAAGTGATGGAGGAAACGACAGTCAATCTGAGCTGCTCTGCTGAAGCCCCCTGCCCCAAACAACCTCCTACAATATCCTGGACTTACATCCCTGAATCTGCCAACATTACAACACAGTTAAAGGAGAAACCGGATAAAACTCAGTCAGTGTTTTCACGCATGACCTTCAAAGCTTCATACATGGATCACAGAAGGAACATCTCCTGCACTGCTACATATCCAAGAAAAACATCTAATGACACAACTGTGGAGACCACCGTGATGCTACGAGTCCTGT TTCCTCCAAAAGAAACTCGCATCACCATCGTTCCATCTGATTCAGTCTCTGTTGGCACTAATGTGACTTTGACCTGCAAAAGCAAAGCCAATCCATCAAATGACATGAACTACACCTGGTACAAACGTGGATATGAGAACCAGCTGGATTTTGGAGAACAATTGACCTTTACTGTAAATAGGAAGAATGGAGGCTGGTACTTCTGCACAGCAAAGAATAAACATGGTATTCAGAAGTCAGAAGAGATCCAGCTAATTGTGGCAG AATCACTATCTTTGATCATTGGCTGTGTAGTAGGAGTTTCAGCATTTCTGTTGATATTTCTTCTGATAACACTTTTCCTCAG agTGCAAAGAGTAAAGGCATCCACTATTAGGGAAACCGACATCTCAGATCAG GGTCACGATAAACAAGTGCAGATCAGCTCCATTTTTGCTAATGGTGCTTTTGTGTCGGGTGAAGAGCTGGAGATGCCAAAGGATGAGAATGATATAGTCCACTATGGAGAGATTGACTTCTCCACTCCACAAACCAAAAGCACCACAGTGAAGAGCTCAGGACAAGAGACGATATATACTGAGGTCAGAGGCCCAGAGAAGGAGATGAACCAGGATTAG
- the LOC125257428 gene encoding sialic acid-binding Ig-like lectin 12 isoform X4, producing the protein MFVPTALEMSVFRFMVFLFFSYELESKPQYNAELPRRIMALSGSCVQIPCRFNVSEISLKSTERLFGFWMKKNHDFKISKNLVFNGKTNIIRGFNNIEILGNLSQRECTTVFYDVMKNHSDNYYFRVETKPSVWNYTYSDNPIYISVSDSPQPPTLKPTDRKEVMEETTVNLSCSAEAPCPKQPPTISWTYIPESANITTQLKEKPDKTQSVFSRMTFKASYMDHRRNISCTATYPRKTSNDTTVETTVMLRVLFPPKETHITIDPSASVSVGTNVTLTCKSKANPSNNMVFFWHKCGNVENQLDFGEQLTFTVNRRSGGRYFCIAKNEHGIQMSEEIQLIVAVELSVPLIAGCVGGISALLLLFLLATLLRRVQKEKASSESNVKETDQIGCIYENVFMKRK; encoded by the exons ATGTTTGTACCTACAGCACTTGAGATGTCTGTCTTTCGTTTCATGGTTTTTCTGTTCTTCTCCTATGAACTGGAATCAA AACCTCAATATAATGCTGAACTGCCCAGAAGAATAATGGCACTGAGCGGCTCTTGTGTGCAGATACCTTGTAGATTTAATGTGTCAGAGATCAGTTTGAAGAGCACAGAAAGATTATTTGGCTTCTGGATGAAGAAGAACCatgattttaaaatttcaaagaATTTGGTTTTTAATggcaaaacaaacataatcagAGGATTTAATAATATAGAGATACTTGGAAATCTTAGTCAGCGTGAATGTACCACTGTTTTCTATGATGTGATGAAGAATCATTCAGACAATTACTACTTCAGGGTGGAAACAAAGCCATCGGTTTGGAACTACACATATAGTGACAACCCAATCTACATTTCTGTCTCAG ATTCACCGCAACCTCCCACCCTTAAACCCACTGATCGGAAAGAAGTGATGGAGGAAACGACAGTCAATCTGAGCTGCTCTGCTGAAGCCCCCTGCCCCAAACAACCTCCTACAATATCCTGGACTTACATCCCTGAATCTGCCAACATTACAACACAGTTAAAGGAGAAACCGGATAAAACTCAGTCAGTGTTTTCACGCATGACCTTCAAAGCTTCATACATGGATCACAGAAGGAACATCTCCTGCACTGCTACATATCCAAGAAAAACATCTAATGACACAACTGTGGAGACCACCGTGATGCTACGAGTCCTGT TTCCTCCAAAAGAAACTCACATCACCATCGATCCATCTGCTTCAGTCTCTGTTGGCACTAATGTGACTTTGACCTGCAAAAGCAAAGCCAATCCATCAAATAACATGGTCTTCTTCTGGCACAAATGTGGAAATGTGGAGAATCAGCTGGATTTTGGAGAACAACTGACCTTTACTGTAAATAGGAGGAGTGGAGGCCGGTACTTCTGCATAGCAAAGAATGAACATGGTATTCAGATGTCAGAAGAAATCCAGCTGATTGTGGCAG TAGAATTATCGGTGCCTTTGATCGCAGGCTGTGTAGGAGGAATTTCAGCTTTACTGTTGTTATTTCTTCTGGCAACACTTTTAAGAAG GGTGCAAAAGGAAAAAGCATCCAGCGAATCCAATGTTAAGGAAACTGATCAG ATTGGCTgcatttatgaaaatgttttcatgAAAAGAAAGTAA
- the LOC125257428 gene encoding sialic acid-binding Ig-like lectin 12 isoform X2, with protein sequence MSVFRFMVFLFFSYELESKPQYNAELPRRIMALSGSCVQIPCRFNVSEISLKSTERLFGFWMKKNHDFKISKNLVFNGKTNIIRGFNNIEILGNLSQRECTTVFYDVMKNHSDNYYFRVETKPSVWNYTYSDNPIYISVSDSPQPPTLKPTDRKEVMEETTVNLSCSAEAPCPKQPPTISWTYIPESANITTQLKEKPDKTQSVFSRMTFKASYMDHRRNISCTATYPRKTSNDTTVETTVMLRVLFPPKETRITIVPSDSVSVGTNVTLTCKSKANPSNDMNYTWYKRGYENQLDFGEQLTFTVNRKNGGWYFCTAKNKHGIQKSEEIQLIVAESLSLIIGCVVGVSAFLLIFLLITLFLRVQRVKASTIRETDISDQGHDKQVQISSIFANGAFVSGEELEMPKDENDIVHYGEIDFSTPQTKSTTVKSSGQETIYTEVRGPEKEMNQD encoded by the exons ATGTCTGTCTTTCGTTTCATGGTTTTTCTGTTCTTCTCCTATGAACTGGAATCAA AACCTCAATATAATGCTGAACTGCCCAGAAGAATAATGGCACTGAGCGGCTCTTGTGTGCAGATACCTTGTAGATTTAATGTGTCAGAGATCAGTTTGAAGAGCACAGAAAGATTATTTGGCTTCTGGATGAAGAAGAACCatgattttaaaatttcaaagaATTTGGTTTTTAATggcaaaacaaacataatcagAGGATTTAATAATATAGAGATACTTGGAAATCTTAGTCAGCGTGAATGTACCACTGTTTTCTATGATGTGATGAAGAATCATTCAGACAATTACTACTTCAGGGTGGAAACAAAGCCATCGGTTTGGAACTACACATATAGTGACAACCCAATCTACATTTCTGTCTCAG ATTCACCGCAACCTCCCACCCTTAAACCCACTGATCGGAAAGAAGTGATGGAGGAAACGACAGTCAATCTGAGCTGCTCTGCTGAAGCCCCCTGCCCCAAACAACCTCCTACAATATCCTGGACTTACATCCCTGAATCTGCCAACATTACAACACAGTTAAAGGAGAAACCGGATAAAACTCAGTCAGTGTTTTCACGCATGACCTTCAAAGCTTCATACATGGATCACAGAAGGAACATCTCCTGCACTGCTACATATCCAAGAAAAACATCTAATGACACAACTGTGGAGACCACCGTGATGCTACGAGTCCTGT TTCCTCCAAAAGAAACTCGCATCACCATCGTTCCATCTGATTCAGTCTCTGTTGGCACTAATGTGACTTTGACCTGCAAAAGCAAAGCCAATCCATCAAATGACATGAACTACACCTGGTACAAACGTGGATATGAGAACCAGCTGGATTTTGGAGAACAATTGACCTTTACTGTAAATAGGAAGAATGGAGGCTGGTACTTCTGCACAGCAAAGAATAAACATGGTATTCAGAAGTCAGAAGAGATCCAGCTAATTGTGGCAG AATCACTATCTTTGATCATTGGCTGTGTAGTAGGAGTTTCAGCATTTCTGTTGATATTTCTTCTGATAACACTTTTCCTCAG agTGCAAAGAGTAAAGGCATCCACTATTAGGGAAACCGACATCTCAGATCAG GGTCACGATAAACAAGTGCAGATCAGCTCCATTTTTGCTAATGGTGCTTTTGTGTCGGGTGAAGAGCTGGAGATGCCAAAGGATGAGAATGATATAGTCCACTATGGAGAGATTGACTTCTCCACTCCACAAACCAAAAGCACCACAGTGAAGAGCTCAGGACAAGAGACGATATATACTGAGGTCAGAGGCCCAGAGAAGGAGATGAACCAGGATTAG